Below is a genomic region from Leishmania mexicana MHOM/GT/2001/U1103 complete genome, chromosome 20.
CCAGCGACACCGGATCCGGGTTGCGCTGCGCCCCCCACGGGGCTCGGCCGGCttcggcagctgctggccCATCAGACGGCGGTATCGACAGCTCACGATACATGTGTGACACGATGCAACCCTTCCGACCGACAGAATCCCTTCTGTTTGTCTTCGTCGTCCACGGGCAAGAATGGCAACGCTCGTGGTCCCTggtgtgcctccgcctcttggCTTCTCTACACCAGCACTTCTCATCGACCCTTCACCGACGCTCTGTTGCGCCACCCGTGGTGGGCATCGTTTTCCGCCTGCCTGGGTCCCGCAGCTATGGGGTTTATTGAGATGTACTGTCCTATCGTTCTTCAGCTGGAGGCCATGGCTGGCGGGGTGCAGGTGATCGGGCCTGCCCTGAAACACGTAGCGTTAGAGACGTCGTTTTCCGCGACGGCGCAGTTATCGGAGATTAAGGGCCTGCCGCCACGGGGAAGCGCCAGTGTCTCTTCACGTGGCGTGAAGCGCGGCGTCGACACAGGCGAATGCtccgcgcctctgccgcttcaAAAGCAAAGGCGTGTGGAGGCGGTagcgtcgccgccgaagGCGGGACGAAGGCTCCAGCGAGAGGTCGCCCCGAGTCATCGTCCATGTAGAGACGACTCCTTTTCCAGTCCCGTGAACCGTGCGGCGATGCCTGCCACCTGGGCGGCCGCATTGACGCGCACCGATGTTCCGCGCACACGACTCTACAGTGTGCGCGTCTCGGATAGCGACTGCaccggtgacggcggcggcgcgcttcCGCTGCCAGCGGGCTTCCTCGAGGCGCAGTGGCTTCGCCGCCATCCACATAGCTTGCACCGTGTGCTTCAAGCCGCTCTGCCGAAGAGGGCAGCCTACGGGGCATCCACACGGCACTACTGCGCGGGTACTGGCGAGAGGGGCACCGGGTGCACGAGTGTAGAAGACATATCGATGTGGCACGTAGCGCACGTCTTCCGTTGGTTGGTGCTACAGCCCTCTCAGAGCAGCGCGGATGCTTCTCAGACAACCTCACCGAAGTTCGACTTGCCATCCTACCTGCGCCGTCTCCTGTCGACCGTTGTCGACCAGTGCAGTCGGTTGGATCTTCGCGGGGCCGCCCTAAAGCATACCGGCTACCTGGAGGAAGCCTTCCGTCGTCAGCAGCAAGGCGTGGAGCCGTGGGATGTGCAgcgcctctccacccctGTCGACGTGGTGGTCTCCTACCTGCGCACACTGCTGTCCACTCTACGCTGGGCACCGTTGAAGGAGGCCAACAACGGGCTGTTTTGGGGACGCGATGCTGCCGGTAGCGAACGTGTGCTCGACGCGCTCATGAGAGCGGTGCGGGGTTGGCTGATCGCCGGCCGACAGGCCGTCGTTCCGGTCTCCCGCTTCTTGGACGGCGTGCCTGTGGCTCAGGTACCGTGGCTGAATGGGTTCTACACCACGACCCCTTCGCTGCCGTTCTCAGACGCGACTTCGTCCGCGGCTCGTCACGCGCGCCGCGAGCGTTCGCAAGTTCAGCAGCGTGTTTGGCTTCAGTTCGTCTTGTTCCTCACGCAGGACATACTGCCTTTCTTGCTGCGCGCGTCCTTTACAATCACGTGGAGTTCCAAGAACACGCACAaacttctttttttccctgcATTTGTGTGGCGTCGACTGGTCCGCCGCGAGGTGCGTCGTACTCGATCTTGTCGCGCTCCGCGCTCGCAGATGCCACTTGCCGAGGAAAGAACTCGCAGTGTCGGTGCTGAGCGTGCTGCGTTGTTCTCGGCACCAAGCGCGTGTGGAGGCGCGGTTGCGGCTGCGTTCCCCTCGCCCCACTCAGCCGCCTCCAACGCATCTGCGGCCATTTCCGCACCGAGAGATGTATGGCGCGCTGTGCGTACTGGCGGTGCGTTGACGCACCGGGGCGCGCGCGCTACCCTTGCcacacgcggcggcggtgcatcCTGCCTTTACGCTGGCGTTCGCTTCCGCCCTGACCGGCGCAAGCTGCGACCCATTGCTgtggtgcgcagcgcgtccCTGCGGTCGTTGAAAGAAATGGCCCGTGGCTCACCGAGCCCGTACAGCCACGCAAGCGCCATCGTACGCTTGCTGCGCAGACTAGGGtgcagcgacgccgatggtcagctgccggcggcgacagcgacactACTCAGGCAGGTGCAGGCACGCAGCCGTCACAACCGCCGTACGGGCGTCCATCGCTCTGCTCACCCGCTGCCCCCACACCTTCCTCACAAGGCAGCATTGCAGGACGCACTGCGCTGCTTGGTAAGcggggtggaggagcagcgcgtgcgggaCGGTCTGCCGCGCTTGAGCAACCTTTCCCACCAGGACGAGTACGCAGAGCTGCGCAGCTTttgcgaggaggtgcggggGAGGCACGCTGTACCGTGCGAAGGTCCTACGGAGACAACGCCAGCGGTCTCATCGGCCTCACCGCCGGGCGCGACTGCCTGTTTCGCACCTTACGTCACCCTCGTCCGCAGCGATGCCTCGCGTTGCTATGATAACTTACCGCAAGAGCGGGTGCTCGCAGCAGTGAGGTCTTTGGTGAAGCATGACGCCTACCGCGTGCTTCGCTTTACCGTCATTCACGCCGTGGATAGCGAGGCAACTTGCAAGGGTGGTTGCCTACTCCGGCGTACCTTCACGACGCGCACCATCCCgtgcgcggaggcggagtgCGGCTTTCTGACTCGAATTCCTCGTGGCCACATTTattgggaggaggagggacgcACACCGGCTGGGCCCCACACCAGTGCTGCCGTTTCTCGCACAACCGACGCtagcagccgctgcggcgcgaaCCTGATTTCCGGTGCCGCGGTCCGCGCACTCCTAAGCGAGCACATACGCCACCACCTTGTTGTTGTGTCAGGAGGCAGCTTGTTCGAACAGCGCGTCGGAATTCTGCAGGGCTCCCCGGTGGCGATGCTCCTATGCGACCGCCTCTTTTCCAACGTAGTGGACACCGCTCTGTCGAGTATCCTgagcgagcacgcggagcggtcgctgctgctgcgccgggtCGACGACGTGCTTGTTGCCACCACAtcacccgctgccgcggagCGGTGCCTGCGGGCGATGCAGCGCGGCTGGCCCTCGGTCGGGTACCTGAGCAACCCAAGTAAGTTAACGCTGTCGAAGGCGTGCGGCAGCCTCGTTCCCTGGTGCGGTCTTCTCCTACACGACACGACGCTCGAGGTCAGCGTGGAGTGGCGGCGTATTGGGGTTCTACTGGGGTCTCTCCGCGTCGGTGATCCCCACTATGTGCATCGTGGAGATTACGAGCCGTTGTACTTGACGCAGCGCTTTCTTGCAGTGTTGCAGCTGCGTGTGGCTCCCACGGCGCTGTGCGGCCGTATGAACTCCAAAACCCGTCAGCTGCAGACCTTCTACGAGGTTGGTCTGTTGTGGAGCCGTGTCgtgctggagaaggtgcAGGAGGCCTTGCCGGTGGCGCGTAATCGCTGTGTGACCGTGCTACTGCTGCGTCCGCtcgccgtgtgcgtgggtcGCCTGTGCCGGTTGCTAAGTCGTCATCAGCGCTTTCTAGCGGCCCGGCAGTCTGCGTGCGACGTGTCAGCTGCCGAGGTGCGGGCCTGCGTTTTAACAGCACTTCATCGCACGGTGCAAGCCAAGTTGAGGGTGCTACAGGCTCGCACCGTCCGCGCGATGACCGCTCAGAGAGGGCCCTCTTTGAAAGGGCGGCGGAAGACCTTTTGCTCCAAGAAGGCATCGTCTGTTGGACGCAAAGGGTGCGAGCGACGCCGCAGAGGCCGTAATCGTCGTAGCACGCGTGTCTGCTTGCGCTCCTTCTGGTGGCTGACTGCCGCAGAGGTTGAGtcgcagtggcgccgctccctTGGCGCCCTTCAcagagcagcaccacgccCTGGCGAAGCGTGTGGGTCGACCGCGTCTTCACCTTccccggcggcgtcggcatcCTTGCTGATGGAAGATGGCCCTTTATCgatgcacgcgcgtgcgctaAGCGCGACGCGACTCTCGCAGACTTGAGGGAAAGTGAGAAGCTCTACTACGAACGATGTGCGTCCATGTATGTGCCCCGCCTGTGAGCGTTGGGGGTTATCTCTGAAGGTGCCGTGGTATCTGCTGCCTCTGGTGCATACTTACTCCGCTAGATCCTCCCCTGCGTGTGATTGTCTACCCTACACTGACCTGCGGCACATACCcgtacacatgcacacacacacacacacacacacacacatacacagcggtggtggtgcacatCAAGTGCGAAGTTACGTATCACTGCTTTGCTTCCCAATAGGGCTCGTGATCCTCCTCGTTGGTTGGGGAGATTTTCCAGCAGACGTCAACGTGGTGTCTCCGTCGACCGCATGGCTGTGCTCTTGTGCTTCACTGCCATGGTGTGGGAGCGCCACCGCTACTGCGCATGCGTGGGCCTCATGCAGCTTCTCTCATGCCTGCCGCagcttttctctctttcctcctcctcctccatcgcgtCTCGTTCACGTGTCCTGCGGTGTACCGCCCCGCACGCCATTTTTGCCTTCGCACAGACCCGCGCTCATTCTCACCGCCTCTTTACGTCTTCTTCAAACTGACATTGCCGCTAGGCTCTTCTCGCCGCTAaacctcttcctcccccttcccttccctcccccgtcGTTGTGCTTGCTACCGCGCCTTTGCTCGCTCTAAGGGGTCTCTCCCAACCCGGACGGCTGTCTGGCGCTCACCTCCACACGCCGGAAACGGAAAGCTCAAGCGCAAGTGGAATCCCACACTCATTAGCGGACGCTGTGTGTGCTCAGTCTCGTCTCTAAACAGGTGAGCATCCGTACATAGCGCAAGATAGCGCCACCCTCGTtgtcgcgcgtgcgcagacTCACGCGAGACccacagagacgcacgcactgccAACAAATGCACGAACCTATcggcacacatgcatgcactGAGCTCACCGTTcgtttgttttccttttgtcTGTCTAACCCCTCGGTTTTTTCCTGCACCGCTAcaccctcctctcttttcACCAGTCATCACCTTGTGCAGACAACTCCGACCGTTTTAGAGGGCTGCGTCCGCGCCATACACGCGTTCTGGCAGGGCGAAAAAGGTAGGAGGAGTGGATAATGAGTGAGGCTGGTGGCTACTCGACCCTCCTCGAACTATGT
It encodes:
- a CDS encoding putative telomerase reverse transcriptase; this encodes MSASFPSIPGFAGPLSLKAFLEEYFGLHLTFAAETASPSPRAAATAETPSAAGFRALRDVVLPPNQSFLVVVYVALHASSSPPPTTAHASPTPATPDPGCAAPPTGLGRLRQLLAHQTAVSTAHDTCVTRCNPSDRQNPFCLSSSSTGKNGNARGPWCASASWLLYTSTSHRPFTDALLRHPWWASFSACLGPAAMGFIEMYCPIVLQLEAMAGGVQVIGPALKHVALETSFSATAQLSEIKGLPPRGSASVSSRGVKRGVDTGECSAPLPLQKQRRVEAVASPPKAGRRLQREVAPSHRPCRDDSFSSPVNRAAMPATWAAALTRTDVPRTRLYSVRVSDSDCTGDGGGALPLPAGFLEAQWLRRHPHSLHRVLQAALPKRAAYGASTRHYCAGTGERGTGCTSVEDISMWHVAHVFRWLVLQPSQSSADASQTTSPKFDLPSYLRRLLSTVVDQCSRLDLRGAALKHTGYLEEAFRRQQQGVEPWDVQRLSTPVDVVVSYLRTLLSTLRWAPLKEANNGLFWGRDAAGSERVLDALMRAVRGWLIAGRQAVVPVSRFLDGVPVAQVPWLNGFYTTTPSLPFSDATSSAARHARRERSQVQQRVWLQFVLFLTQDILPFLLRASFTITWSSKNTHKLLFFPAFVWRRLVRREVRRTRSCRAPRSQMPLAEERTRSVGAERAALFSAPSACGGAVAAAFPSPHSAASNASAAISAPRDVWRAVRTGGALTHRGARATLATRGGGASCLYAGVRFRPDRRKLRPIAVVRSASLRSLKEMARGSPSPYSHASAIVRLLRRLGCSDADGQLPAATATLLRQVQARSRHNRRTGVHRSAHPLPPHLPHKAALQDALRCLVSGVEEQRVRDGLPRLSNLSHQDEYAELRSFCEEVRGRHAVPCEGPTETTPAVSSASPPGATACFAPYVTLVRSDASRCYDNLPQERVLAAVRSLVKHDAYRVLRFTVIHAVDSEATCKGGCLLRRTFTTRTIPCAEAECGFLTRIPRGHIYWEEEGRTPAGPHTSAAVSRTTDASSRCGANLISGAAVRALLSEHIRHHLVVVSGGSLFEQRVGILQGSPVAMLLCDRLFSNVVDTALSSILSEHAERSLLLRRVDDVLVATTSPAAAERCLRAMQRGWPSVGYLSNPSKLTLSKACGSLVPWCGLLLHDTTLEVSVEWRRIGVLLGSLRVGDPHYVHRGDYEPLYLTQRFLAVLQLRVAPTALCGRMNSKTRQLQTFYEVGLLWSRVVLEKVQEALPVARNRCVTVLLLRPLAVCVGRLCRLLSRHQRFLAARQSACDVSAAEVRACVLTALHRTVQAKLRVLQARTVRAMTAQRGPSLKGRRKTFCSKKASSVGRKGCERRRRGRNRRSTRVCLRSFWWLTAAEVESQWRRSLGALHRAAPRPGEACGSTASSPSPAASASLLMEDGPLSMHARALSATRLSQT